A part of Propioniciclava coleopterorum genomic DNA contains:
- a CDS encoding sulfatase family protein has translation MHRNLVIVMADQLAAHVLEENEDVALPHLRALAADSVAFTEAHCAFPLCVPSRASMLTGVAPHELGMQGNAGVDGFRPELGHLLRENGYATGWAGKWHCPEPEQGPDSGFDIVSEFGDIGLVDSAAGWLERTDGPFCLVVSFDDPHTICEFARDQEMPYGSVTPPPAADCPPLPAHHLPAPYEPEAVRYEQGAAASMYGTLGYGPDEWRQYRWAYRRLIERVDAEVGALRAHLERLGLADSTHIVLTSDHGDGDGAHRWNQKLALFPEVTRIPFLVHVADGAAGERGFPVNVGLDLLPTVTALLGLDAPRACAEPTCWPTRRPPSAGRSWSRR, from the coding sequence GTGCACCGGAATCTGGTGATCGTGATGGCGGACCAGCTGGCCGCCCACGTGCTGGAGGAGAACGAGGACGTCGCGCTGCCCCACCTGCGGGCGCTGGCGGCCGACTCCGTGGCGTTCACCGAGGCGCACTGCGCGTTCCCGCTGTGCGTGCCGTCGCGGGCCAGCATGCTGACCGGCGTCGCCCCGCACGAGCTGGGCATGCAGGGCAACGCCGGCGTGGACGGGTTCCGGCCCGAACTGGGCCACCTGCTGCGCGAGAACGGCTACGCGACCGGCTGGGCCGGCAAGTGGCACTGCCCCGAGCCCGAGCAGGGCCCCGACTCCGGCTTCGACATCGTCTCCGAGTTCGGCGACATCGGCCTGGTCGACTCCGCGGCCGGCTGGCTGGAGCGCACCGACGGTCCGTTCTGCCTGGTCGTCTCCTTCGACGACCCTCACACGATCTGCGAGTTCGCCCGGGACCAGGAGATGCCCTACGGCAGCGTGACGCCGCCGCCGGCCGCCGACTGCCCTCCGTTGCCGGCGCACCACCTCCCGGCGCCGTACGAGCCCGAGGCCGTCCGGTACGAGCAGGGCGCCGCCGCCAGCATGTACGGGACGCTGGGGTACGGCCCCGACGAGTGGCGGCAGTACCGCTGGGCCTACCGCCGCCTCATCGAGCGGGTGGACGCCGAGGTGGGCGCCCTGCGCGCGCACCTGGAGCGGCTCGGGCTCGCCGACAGCACCCACATCGTGCTCACCAGCGACCACGGCGACGGGGACGGCGCCCACCGCTGGAACCAGAAGCTCGCCCTGTTCCCCGAGGTCACGCGCATCCCGTTCCTGGTGCACGTCGCCGACGGCGCGGCGGGCGAGCGCGGGTTCCCCGTCAACGTCGGGCTGGACCTGCTGCCCACCGTCACCGCCCTGCTCGGCCTGGACGCCCCGCGGGCCTGCGCGGAACCGACGTGCTGGCCGACCCGCCGCCCGCCGAGCGCCGGGAGGTCGTGGTCGAGACGCTGA
- a CDS encoding GntR family transcriptional regulator, with product MRIDDALRESASALKFEALADELRRRVVAGTWPVGSKLPTERELMRSTGLSLTTVRRAYDTLVEDQLIVRRRGAGTFVAARPEVEQTALRIGVMLPEAHSYFGRAVRGIEETLTENGASLALVITEYRAHREDDALASLLRDGVDGLIAVPVLTQDAGRDALRLERVLEQPVPLVLMERRLPGPVALDDTEHVVSDHAGGAADAVRHLADLGHRRIALVHRQRAYTSLGVLDGYRAACGHLDIEPDVIGVDAPTWGAGAADLLLVDLRDRGVTAALVLGDPEATLIEARAALAGIRIPDDLALVSYDDEVADLAPVPLTAMAPAKFRMGRLAAELILGRITQRSARPIHQMRLRPRLVVRESCGARRR from the coding sequence GTGCGGATCGATGATGCTCTGCGCGAGAGCGCCTCGGCGCTGAAGTTCGAGGCCCTCGCCGACGAGCTGCGCCGACGCGTGGTCGCCGGCACGTGGCCGGTCGGGTCCAAGCTGCCCACCGAGCGCGAGCTGATGCGCTCGACGGGACTGTCCCTGACCACGGTGCGCCGCGCGTACGACACCCTGGTGGAGGATCAGCTCATCGTGCGGCGCCGCGGCGCCGGCACCTTCGTCGCCGCGCGCCCCGAGGTCGAGCAGACCGCCCTGCGCATCGGCGTCATGCTGCCCGAGGCGCACTCCTACTTCGGCCGGGCCGTGCGCGGGATCGAGGAGACCCTCACCGAGAACGGCGCGTCGCTGGCGCTGGTCATCACCGAGTACCGCGCGCACCGGGAGGACGACGCCCTCGCGAGCCTGCTGCGCGATGGCGTGGACGGCCTCATCGCCGTCCCGGTCCTCACCCAGGACGCCGGCCGCGACGCCCTGCGGCTGGAGCGCGTCCTGGAGCAGCCGGTGCCGCTGGTCCTGATGGAGCGCCGGCTGCCCGGCCCGGTCGCGCTGGACGACACCGAGCACGTCGTCTCCGACCACGCGGGCGGCGCCGCCGACGCGGTCCGCCACCTCGCCGACCTGGGACACCGGCGGATCGCCCTGGTGCACCGGCAGCGTGCCTACACCAGCCTCGGCGTCCTGGACGGCTACCGGGCGGCCTGCGGGCACCTCGACATCGAGCCGGACGTGATCGGGGTGGACGCCCCGACCTGGGGCGCCGGAGCCGCCGATCTGCTGCTGGTCGACCTGCGCGACCGCGGGGTCACCGCCGCCCTGGTGCTGGGCGACCCCGAGGCCACGCTCATCGAGGCCCGTGCGGCGCTGGCCGGGATCCGGATCCCCGACGACTTGGCGCTGGTGTCCTACGACGACGAGGTCGCCGACCTCGCGCCCGTCCCGCTGACCGCGATGGCGCCGGCGAAGTTCCGCATGGGACGCCTGGCGGCCGAGCTCATCCTCGGCCGGATCACCCAGCGCTCCGCCCGGCCGATCCACCAGATGCGGCTGCGTCCCCGCCTGGTCGTCCGCGAGTCCTGCGGCGCGCGCCGCCGCTGA
- a CDS encoding polysaccharide lyase 8 family protein — MTALSRRTVLQGAGATALAIALGPVFARSAAAAPLLTAPDLEKLRLRWVDDLTSRTVIAASPAAFAAQIRTMDSGVDKRLAAISPTATRYFADKDWAVGATPTVKSNNMRLTYSDLQTMATAYATPGSRHQGSARVLAAVRAGLKHMDETVYNTRTVWFGNWWSWMIGATKPLADIMALLHDELDQSEIDAYCAAMDHFLPQRDPQLQIHPNGVQSSDGANRVDICRAFIVRSIVQPDTALLQASVAALSPTWQYVTSGNGFFADGSFVQHSTIGYTGTYGLVLLEGLSKLFALLADTGYDITDPSRVNLTRAIEDSYAPFMFQGQMMDAVRGRAVARPQERSIDNGDQLIEYTLRMAKAVDATTAARWRGLARQWIESNGAAKIAKTTNIGRLALVTELLASDVAPVADPVGTRLFPAMDRAVHRGADGTWAATVAMCSRRIAWHEGTEAENFAGVKTSQGMTYLYLGGDDDHFDDEFWSTSDLAAPPGATVDLTPLPRNPEGTWGDRTPANEWTGGVTFEGMGWASMHLIGPGGTGLRARKSWLFLPDRVVALGADIATASAGAVRTIVEHRNLGTTPRALVLDGRPVTDPRTVQDARWAHLDGVGGYVLLQDGSLTASVAERTGSWLDNSTSTVAGSGDPRRRTYATLAWEHGTGAAASGGYAYVLLPGASVARTQEVARKAGVAVLRNDAVAQAVQIDKHVMAASFWKPGEAGHLAAASACCLFTRSTNGMTAVAVSDPTQEQDAVEFTVLGRKLGRATGQDRARVTVVGSTGAGTTVRVDVRGLGGLTAEFKLH, encoded by the coding sequence ATGACCGCACTGTCCCGCCGCACCGTTCTGCAGGGGGCCGGCGCCACCGCGCTGGCCATCGCGCTCGGCCCCGTGTTCGCCCGCTCGGCGGCCGCCGCCCCGCTGCTCACCGCCCCCGACCTGGAGAAGCTGCGCCTGCGCTGGGTGGACGACCTGACCTCCCGCACCGTGATCGCGGCGTCCCCGGCGGCGTTCGCCGCCCAGATCAGGACGATGGACTCCGGCGTGGACAAGCGGCTGGCCGCGATCTCCCCCACCGCGACGCGCTACTTCGCCGACAAGGACTGGGCCGTCGGCGCGACGCCCACGGTCAAGTCCAACAACATGCGGCTCACCTACTCCGACCTGCAGACCATGGCGACGGCCTACGCCACCCCCGGGTCCCGGCACCAGGGGTCGGCGCGGGTGCTGGCCGCCGTCAGGGCCGGGTTGAAGCATATGGACGAGACCGTCTACAACACCCGGACCGTCTGGTTCGGCAACTGGTGGTCCTGGATGATCGGCGCGACGAAGCCGCTGGCCGACATCATGGCGCTCCTGCACGACGAGCTCGACCAGTCCGAGATCGACGCCTACTGCGCCGCCATGGACCACTTCCTGCCCCAGCGGGACCCGCAACTGCAGATCCACCCCAACGGCGTCCAGTCCTCCGACGGCGCGAACCGCGTCGACATCTGCCGGGCGTTCATCGTCCGGTCGATCGTCCAGCCCGACACCGCACTCCTGCAGGCGTCCGTGGCGGCGCTGAGCCCGACCTGGCAGTACGTGACCTCGGGCAACGGCTTCTTCGCCGACGGCTCGTTCGTGCAGCACTCGACCATCGGCTACACCGGCACCTACGGGCTGGTGCTGCTGGAGGGGCTGTCCAAGCTCTTCGCACTGCTGGCGGACACCGGCTACGACATCACCGACCCGAGCCGGGTGAACCTCACCCGCGCCATCGAGGACTCCTACGCGCCCTTCATGTTCCAGGGACAGATGATGGACGCCGTCCGCGGCCGCGCGGTCGCCCGTCCGCAGGAGCGGAGCATCGACAACGGCGACCAGCTCATCGAGTACACGCTGCGGATGGCCAAGGCGGTGGACGCCACCACGGCGGCCCGCTGGCGCGGCCTGGCCCGGCAGTGGATCGAGTCCAACGGCGCGGCGAAGATCGCGAAGACCACGAACATCGGACGCCTCGCGCTGGTCACCGAACTGCTCGCCTCCGACGTCGCGCCCGTCGCGGATCCGGTCGGGACGCGGCTCTTCCCCGCCATGGACCGCGCCGTGCACCGCGGCGCCGACGGCACGTGGGCCGCCACCGTCGCCATGTGCTCGCGCCGGATCGCCTGGCACGAGGGCACCGAGGCGGAGAACTTCGCCGGGGTCAAGACCAGCCAGGGCATGACCTACCTCTACCTCGGCGGTGACGACGACCACTTCGACGACGAGTTCTGGTCGACGTCCGACCTGGCCGCACCTCCCGGCGCGACCGTCGACCTCACCCCGCTCCCGCGCAACCCCGAGGGGACCTGGGGCGACCGGACGCCGGCCAACGAGTGGACCGGTGGCGTCACGTTCGAGGGCATGGGCTGGGCATCCATGCACCTGATCGGCCCCGGCGGCACCGGGCTGCGCGCGCGCAAGTCGTGGCTGTTCCTGCCCGACCGCGTGGTCGCCCTCGGGGCCGACATCGCGACCGCGAGCGCCGGCGCCGTCCGCACCATCGTCGAGCACCGCAATCTCGGCACGACCCCGCGGGCTCTCGTGCTGGACGGCCGGCCCGTCACCGACCCGCGCACCGTCCAGGACGCGCGCTGGGCCCACCTGGACGGCGTCGGCGGGTACGTGCTGCTGCAGGACGGGTCGCTGACGGCGTCCGTCGCCGAGCGGACCGGCTCGTGGCTCGACAACAGCACCAGCACGGTGGCCGGCTCGGGCGACCCGCGGCGACGGACGTACGCGACGCTGGCCTGGGAGCACGGCACCGGCGCGGCGGCGTCCGGCGGGTACGCCTACGTGCTGCTGCCCGGGGCGTCCGTGGCGCGCACCCAGGAGGTGGCGCGCAAGGCGGGCGTCGCGGTGCTGCGCAACGACGCGGTCGCCCAGGCGGTCCAGATCGACAAGCACGTGATGGCGGCGTCCTTCTGGAAGCCCGGGGAGGCCGGCCACCTCGCGGCGGCGTCGGCGTGCTGCCTGTTCACCCGTTCGACCAACGGCATGACGGCCGTGGCCGTCTCGGACCCGACC